In Helianthus annuus cultivar XRQ/B chromosome 3, HanXRQr2.0-SUNRISE, whole genome shotgun sequence, a single window of DNA contains:
- the LOC110930396 gene encoding early light-induced protein 1, chloroplastic-like encodes MAATSVLFTATPVARLTTTTPSSSRRNINFAVVRCMSQDQQSSPAPKKASTKFSDVLAFSGPAPERINGRLAMIGFVSALAVELSSGQDVLSQISNGGVPVFVATSVVLSLASLVPLFKGVRAESKSNGLMTSDAELWNGRVAMLGLVALAITEYVKGSALV; translated from the coding sequence ATGGCAGCTACTTCAGTACTGTTCACGGCAACCCCCGTTGCAcgtctcaccaccaccaccccttCTTCATCTAGAAGAAACATCAACTTTGCTGTCGTCAGGTGCATGTCACAAGATCAACAGTCTTCACCGGCACCGAAGAAGGCGAGCACTAAGTTCTCCGACGTGTTGGCGTTCAGTGGGCCTGCACCGGAGAGGATCAACGGAAGGTTGGCGATGATAGGGTTTGTGTCGGCGTTGGCGGTGGAGTTAAGCAGTGGTCAAGATGTGTTATCTCAGATCTCCAACGGTGGCGTGCCGGTATTTGTAGCGACGAGTGTGGTGCTGTCACTGGCGTCGTTAGTGCCGTTGTTTAAAGGGGTGAGGGCAGAGTCGAAGTCGAATGGGTTGATGACGTCGGATGCAGAACTGTGGAATGGGCGGGTTGCGATGTTGGGTTTGGTGGCTTTGGCTATCACCGAGTATGTCAAAGGCAGTGCACTTGTATGA
- the LOC110930397 gene encoding early light-induced protein 2, chloroplastic yields MAATSVFMSTPVTRLTTIPSSSRRNINFAVVRCMTQDKQPSTDTSKTPTTPTPPPPPPAPKVSTKFSDVLAFGGPAPERINGRLAMIGFVSAMAVELSNGQDVFAQISHGGVPAFVATSLVLSVASLVPLFKGVRAESKSSGLMTSDAELWNGRAAMLGLVALAFTEYVTGSPLV; encoded by the coding sequence ATGGCAGCTACTTCAGTTTTCATGTCTACCCCCGTTACACGTCTCACCACCATCCCTTCTTCATCTAGAAGAAACATCAACTTTGCTGTCGTCAGATGCATGACACAAGATAAACAACCTTCAACCGACACTTCCAAAACTCCAACCACACCAACTCCACCTCCGCCACCGCCGGCGCCGAAGGTCAGCACCAAGTTTTCCGACGTGTTGGCGTTCGGTGGGCCTGCACCGGAGAGGATTAACGGAAGGTTGGCGATGATAGGGTTTGTGTCAGCGATGGCTGTAGAGTTGAGCAACGGTCAGGATGTGTTCGCTCAGATCTCACACGGTGGAGTTCCGGCGTTTGTAGCGACGAGTTTGGTGCTGTCGGTGGCGTCGTTGGTGCCGTTGTTTAAAGGGGTGAGGGCGGAGTCGAAGTCGAGTGGGTTGATGACGTCTGATGCGGAGCTGTGGAACGGTCGGGCTGCGATGTTGGGTTTGGTGGCTTTGGCTTTTACCGAGTATGTTACCGGCAGTCCACTTGTATGA
- the LOC110930398 gene encoding root allergen protein, with the protein MDVVYAEIEITSSLSAPKVFKVYTDFDIIAPKINPESYKTITVIKGDGGVGSIKSMTYSDGTSSKHTIDDIDASNFILSWTFFEGDALMGIINTATHHMKFIPSPNGGSVFKQTFVIRYKGDAKQMDDVINITKEAIKNTFKKMESYAIAHPEVY; encoded by the exons ATGGACGTGGTGTATGCAGAGATAGAGATCACCTCTTCACTTTCAGCTCCTAAAGTTTTCAAAGTCTACACTGACTTTGACATCATTGCCCCAAAGATTAATCCCGAATCTTACAAAACCATCACCGTTATCAAAGGTGATGGTGGAGTTGGAAGCATCAAGAGCATGACATACAGTGATG GAACAAGTTCAAAGCACACAATCGATGACATTGACGCAAGCAACTTTATACTAAGTTGGACGTTCTTTGAAGGTGACGCCTTGATGGGGATAATAAACACAGCTACTCATCATATGAAGTTCATACCTTCTCCTAATGGAGGATCCGTATTCAAACAAACATTTGTAATTAGGTATAAAGGTGATGCTAAGCAAATGGATGATGTTATTAATATTACTAAAGAAGCAATCAAGAATACTTTCAAGAAGATGGAGTCTTATGCTATTGCCCATCCTGAAGTTTACTAA